The proteins below come from a single Anaerolineae bacterium genomic window:
- a CDS encoding phosphotransferase: MMNNPFVYNAPVPPDKFIGRSQQVNQILDQLANPARSSSAISGDPCVGKTSLLHYLRTPKVHEAWGLSSSCCHFLKIDGHSIVPFTDTTFWRNILRELEQPLSGHEILAQHLQRALALPVLEMFDLNSLFDQIARAGHLVVLMLDEFEILINSLDPNSPNLLYHLRALLNRPERGLALIVASRKPLEQLCADFNFTGSPLGNSFATIALPPFADEDIDKLLERYQVSFSDAERTFLRQTAGTHPFLVQLTGAFMLRAREAHHPAAETSFTQLEAGLERRTEGYFLDILQHCREPEKMLLTWLALAQLTQHLPPDLVRWGESFPTLGRYHQDLNHLLERGLVQDKPAGPVLFSAIFGRWVLRQLLVTPGREILAAWQSHLAAFLSPAQQKFFQEIVESIIEHPTAIAKPELLIDVLAQSSRSQTTPVPVSSTSSIRLGGPISFFDAPKRDVIKQLYAESELRVVQVRLEQRFHGGLSGAEVILAQPIDDRGRALAYEVVKIAPATMLRREHSRYRQFIRGRLPATAVRLENGPVELGLLGCLSYGFAGDRPIGAIKDLEDYYATHSAEAVIETLNRLMEALDARWYGQHETFSVSFAEEYEQQLPAHLKLLAEKIIPGHIDIPDSHRLLDVETILNAPERLKIGERVAIAGLQVSQVMPDTVKLHSTDDGTIIWIRARVTLPYLDLQEKDQVTLLGIIESRRDDVLAAAAASILSFTPDLRRQPDNALHLTGLDVPCPNPLAIYKQILKQQLNGRKTIIHGDLHPGNILVDGSGRAWLIDFDHVREGHVLFDFVRLETLLRLFIIGNIRRFKRQSDPPITGWPHNFTLPQYVAFETSLLRQTLNQPAPKIDHAELAKAAEVIMVLRRSAQHYLRHRNDWREYFTGLFLQNLAQLRFYQDEPWLGALPFITAAVVGREIGD, from the coding sequence ATGATGAACAATCCATTTGTTTATAACGCTCCGGTTCCCCCTGATAAATTCATTGGGCGCAGCCAGCAGGTCAACCAAATCCTGGACCAATTGGCCAATCCGGCCCGGAGTAGCAGCGCCATTTCCGGCGATCCATGTGTGGGCAAAACCTCATTATTACATTACCTCCGCACGCCCAAAGTGCATGAAGCCTGGGGCCTGTCTTCAAGCTGTTGCCACTTTCTCAAAATAGATGGCCATAGCATTGTGCCCTTTACCGATACCACCTTCTGGCGCAACATTCTCCGTGAATTGGAACAGCCTTTAAGCGGCCATGAAATTCTTGCGCAGCACCTGCAAAGAGCGCTGGCGTTGCCTGTTCTGGAAATGTTTGATTTGAACAGCCTGTTTGACCAAATTGCCCGGGCCGGCCATTTGGTGGTGTTGATGCTGGATGAATTTGAAATCCTGATCAATAGTCTTGACCCGAACTCCCCGAACTTACTTTATCATTTACGGGCGTTGCTTAACCGGCCGGAACGAGGATTAGCCCTGATCGTGGCCAGCCGGAAGCCACTGGAGCAACTGTGCGCAGATTTTAACTTTACCGGCTCGCCGCTTGGCAACAGTTTTGCCACCATTGCCTTGCCTCCCTTTGCCGACGAGGACATAGATAAACTACTTGAGCGCTATCAGGTCAGCTTTTCCGACGCCGAACGAACTTTTTTGCGCCAGACAGCCGGCACGCATCCCTTCTTGGTCCAACTGACCGGGGCGTTTATGCTCCGGGCGCGAGAAGCTCATCACCCTGCGGCAGAAACATCCTTTACCCAACTTGAAGCGGGCCTGGAACGAAGAACAGAGGGCTACTTTTTAGACATCCTGCAACATTGTCGTGAGCCTGAAAAAATGCTTCTTACCTGGCTGGCCCTGGCCCAGTTGACCCAACACCTTCCCCCCGACCTGGTTAGATGGGGGGAATCGTTTCCCACTCTGGGTCGTTATCACCAGGACTTAAACCATCTGCTGGAACGCGGCCTGGTTCAGGATAAGCCGGCAGGGCCGGTTTTGTTTTCCGCCATTTTTGGCCGGTGGGTTTTGCGCCAGCTCCTGGTAACCCCGGGGCGAGAGATATTAGCCGCCTGGCAATCACACCTCGCCGCTTTTTTGTCGCCCGCGCAGCAAAAATTCTTCCAGGAAATCGTCGAGAGTATCATTGAGCATCCGACCGCTATCGCCAAACCCGAATTGTTAATTGATGTACTGGCGCAAAGCAGCCGCAGTCAAACGACGCCTGTACCGGTTAGCTCCACTTCATCCATTCGCTTGGGCGGCCCTATTTCATTTTTCGACGCCCCCAAAAGAGACGTCATCAAACAACTCTATGCTGAAAGCGAACTCAGAGTTGTGCAAGTTCGCCTTGAACAAAGATTTCACGGCGGCTTGAGTGGCGCAGAGGTGATTTTGGCCCAGCCCATTGACGACCGGGGCCGCGCCCTGGCCTACGAAGTGGTCAAAATTGCCCCGGCCACCATGTTGCGCCGGGAACATAGCCGCTACCGGCAATTTATCAGGGGTCGTTTGCCGGCCACCGCGGTCAGATTAGAAAACGGCCCGGTTGAATTGGGCCTGCTGGGCTGCCTGAGTTACGGATTTGCCGGCGACCGGCCCATCGGCGCGATCAAAGATTTGGAAGATTATTACGCCACCCACAGCGCCGAGGCCGTGATTGAAACCCTGAACAGGCTCATGGAAGCCCTGGATGCCCGTTGGTATGGCCAACATGAAACGTTCTCCGTTTCTTTTGCCGAGGAATATGAACAACAATTACCGGCCCATTTAAAATTGCTGGCCGAAAAAATTATTCCCGGCCATATTGACATCCCCGACTCCCACCGGCTCCTGGATGTCGAAACGATCCTGAACGCCCCAGAACGTTTAAAAATAGGCGAGCGAGTGGCCATCGCAGGCTTGCAGGTAAGTCAGGTAATGCCGGATACGGTGAAACTGCACAGCACAGATGATGGAACGATCATTTGGATCCGGGCCAGGGTGACTCTGCCCTACCTGGACCTGCAAGAAAAAGACCAGGTCACTCTTTTGGGGATCATTGAATCTCGCCGTGACGACGTGCTTGCCGCTGCGGCTGCCAGCATTTTGAGCTTCACCCCCGACCTCCGGCGACAACCCGACAACGCGCTGCACCTGACCGGTCTGGATGTCCCCTGCCCCAACCCCCTGGCCATTTACAAACAAATTCTGAAACAGCAGTTGAACGGCCGCAAAACAATTATTCACGGCGACCTGCATCCCGGCAATATTTTGGTTGACGGGTCGGGCCGGGCCTGGTTAATTGATTTTGACCACGTGCGGGAAGGCCACGTTTTATTTGATTTTGTCAGGCTGGAGACCCTGCTGCGCTTGTTCATAATCGGTAATATTCGCCGCTTTAAAAGACAATCCGACCCGCCCATTACCGGCTGGCCGCACAACTTCACCTTGCCCCAATACGTTGCCTTTGAAACGTCGCTGTTGCGGCAAACCCTTAACCAACCCGCGCCCAAAATTGACCATGCCGAGCTGGCCAAAGCGGCGGAAGTGATCATGGTTCTTCGCCGTTCGGCCCAACACTATCTTCGCCATCGTAACGATTGGCGCGAGTATTTTACCGGCCTATTCCTGCAAAATCTGGCCCAACTCAGATTTTACCAGGACGAACCCTGGTTGGGGGCGCTGCCGTTTATCACCGCGGCGGTAGTGGGACGGGAAATTGGTGACTGA